From a region of the Haematobia irritans isolate KBUSLIRL chromosome 4, ASM5000362v1, whole genome shotgun sequence genome:
- the Synd gene encoding protein kinase C and casein kinase substrate in neurons protein Synd isoform X2 — protein sequence MSHHSDDQLLEAGSESFWEPGNYKRTTKRIEDGYKLCNDLQQLIQERADIEKSYAKSLRAWSKKWGELIEKGPEYGTTEAAWKGVLTESERISDVHMKIKENLCSDVSSQIKSWQKDNYHHTLMQIKERKDMEDLFKKAQKTWAKLLAKVEKAKAEYHAACKTEKSATNQERNATADSSLSPDQVKKMHDRVQKTKDQVQKCREKYEQAIAEITKYNSVYIEDMTSVFEKCQAMEKTRLMFFKEVLFNLHAVLDLTKVPSLPQIYEEFYHTINNADNQKDLKWWSNNHGVNMAMNWPAFVEYTEEFRDIAKGSKSKEALPAAPITLINQRPVNEDLHEYSGTSSLKKSTNSSAAKATGKQDSSSTATSPTTTTANAAATNKTTHARNSSVTSNGNKSNSTDANPFEEEEEWDEGDNVLVDNGEPGVPVKALYDYDGAESDELTFKQGDIFEKLEDEDEQGWCKGRMNGRVGLYPANYVEVVHS from the exons atgtcgCACCACAGCGATGATCAACTATTAGAAGCTGGCAGTGAATCATTTTGGGAACCCGGCAATTACAAACGTACAACCAAACGTATAGAGGATGGTTATAA ACTTTGCAATGATTTGCAGCAACTAATACAGGAAAGAGCTGATATAGAAAAGTCGTATGCGAAAAGTCTACGTGCATGGTCCAAAAAATGGGGAGAACTCATAGAAAAAG GACCGGAATATGGGACAACAGAGGCTGCTTGGAAAGGTGTTCTCACAGAGTCAGAACGCATTTCCGatgttcatatgaaaattaaagaaaacctTTGTAGTGATGTTAGTTCCCAAATCAAATCGTGGCAAAAGGATAATTATCATCACACACTGATGCAGATCAAGGAACGCAAAGATATGGAGGACCTTTTTAAAAAGGCCCAAAAGACATGGGCAAAGTTGTTGGCTAAAGTAGAAAAGGCCAAAGCAGAGTATCATGCTGCTtgcaaaacagaaaaaagtgccacaAATCAAGAACGCAATGCTACCGCAGATAGTTCATTGTCACCCGATCAG GTGAAGAAAATGCACGATCGTGTTCAAAAGACTAAAGATCAAGTGCAAAAGTGTCGAGAGAAATATGAACAGGCAATTGCAGAGATAACCAAATATAATTCTGTGTACATAGAAGATATGACTTCAGTTTTTGAAAAGTGCCAAGCCATGGAAAAGACCCGATTGATGTTCTTCAAAGAAGTACTATTCAATCTACATGCAGTTTTGGATCTTACAAAGGTCCCAAG TTTGCCACAAATCTATGAAGAGTTCTATCATACCATTAACAATGCAGATAACCAGAAAGATTTGAAATGGTGGTCGAATAATCATGGGGTAAACATGGCTATGAATTGGCCCGCATTCGTT GAATACACGGAAGAATTTAGAGATATAGCCAAGGGTAGCAAATCGAAAGAGGCTTTACCAGCGGCGCCTATAACCCTTATTAACCAAAGGCCGGTCAATGAAGATTTACAT GAGTACTCGGGTACATCTAGTTTGAAAAAGTCTACCAATTCGTCAGCAGCGAAAGCAACTGGCAAGCAAGATTCTTCCTCTACAGCTACCTCGCCCACAACAACAACGGCAAATGCGGCAGCAACAAATAAAACAACACATGCTCGCAATTCGAGCGTAAC CAGCAATGGCAATAAATCGAATTCAACCGATGCCAATCCCTTCGAAGAGGAGGAAGAATGGGACGAAGGAGATAATGTTCTGGTTGATAACGGGGAGCCTGGAGTTCCCGTAAAAGCCCTTTATGATTATGATGGCGCTGAAAGTGATGAACTAACATTTAAACAAG gcgatatttttgaaaaactggaAGATGAAGATGAACAAGGCTGGTGCAAGGGACGCATGAATGGCCGTGTTGGGCTATATCCCGCTAATTATGTGGAAGTCGTTCACTCATAA
- the AGO2 gene encoding argonaute 2, translated as MGKKKNQAKQGNPQQGQQTSSQSGPSGSGGQQGTQQQQSGQGQQQRQDKKDGQQQSPSAAQGQPQQDKGPKQQQGGQGRQQQRGPAQNQQQSDQGRQQQPQGQGQRGPPPNQQQGGQGRQQQPQGAWGAQQRGPAQSQQQSDQGRQQQPQNQGQRGPPPNQQQGGQGRQQQPQGAWGAQQRGPAPNQQQSDQGRQQQPQGQGQRGPPPNQQQGGQGRQQQPQGAWGAQQRGPAPNQQQSDQGRQQPQGAWGAQQRGPPPNQQQGGQGRQQQPQGAWGAQQRGPAPNQQQGDQGRGMDGQNRGQGQFQSASGPQQRGPPRPQTDGRSQQQRGYGGQQQSSMQTSFQNLSVSGGPVLPFKPKSCSGIVRGNLGTSGEVEVNYLLLDLKNMPNEAYHYDVTITPDRPKKFLRPAFEQCKLEKFEGIEAAFDGNKSCYTVQRLKNNIEHTVQIPDSGNRMKEFKVEIKETGDCVVDLNSLRTYHNESVSDKPMRAIQVVDVVLSGNNHERGIRVGRSFFHKPHNPFDLEGGYEAWTGLFQAAILGEQPFLNVDIAHKSFPKKSTVIEYLRNQNIALNQSFDNYTFRDVERFLKGIDIVYEPPESFGSHAKKYRVLGIGEPPSKVSFMTEDGKKLTVAEYFQSKGFRFQFPNLNCLKVGSTVRSISLPIELCSIPEGQALNRKDDSKQVQKMIRFAATSTNVRKDKIMNTLRYFSHNESPIIRAFGIQIGSSFIKVPMRNLPAPYMEYLNGRTVTTSRGAWRMDRMQFLECSKPQNGAHKWCIIYEKNPRSRMSYNDLNNFKNNVIKESQNLNMNLETNAEIIEYNSRDLNGTLQDLAKKQYALVFVVLGNFNTYANVKQNAELRVGILTQCIKEQTIGRTARDMTVFSNILLKVNGKLNGTNHKIKHEQMMAPVNKVMYLGADVTHPSPDQREIPSVVGVAASHDRFGACYNMQYRLQRSTREDIEDMESIVTTHLRMYAKYQNAYPEQIIYYRDGVSDGQFPIIKNVELSAIKRACAKLKCKPKLTCVIVVKRHHTRFFPMKQPRDNRDFNNVDPGTVVDQHITHPNEIQFFMVSHQSIQGTAKPTRYNVIVDESNFDINVLQKLTYNLCHLFPRCNRVVSYPAPAYLAHLVAFRGRVYLEGARSFSKDLNREYENRLIKPQFMNTNPMYFI; from the exons atggGTAAAAAGAAAA ATCAGGCGAAACAGGGTAACCCACAACAGGGTCAGCAGACATCATCTCAATCGG GACCAAGCGGATCTGGTGGTCAGCAAGgtactcaacaacaacaaagtggCCAAGGGCAGCAACAAAGGCAGGACAAAAAAGATGGACAACAACAAA GTCCTAGCGCTGCCCAAGGGCAGCCTCAACAGGATAAAGGACCGAAACAACAGCAGGGTGGACAAGGGCGGCAGCAACAACGAGGACCGGCTCAAAATCAACAACAGAGTGACCAAGGACGACAACAACAACCTCAAGGACAGGGACAACGAGGCCCGCCTCCAAATCAACAACAGGGTGGCCAAGGACGTCAACAGCAACCCCAAGGTGCATGGGGCGCACAACAACGAGGACCGGCTCAAAGTCAACAACAGAGTGACCAAGGACGACAACAACAACCCCAAAACCAGGGACAACGAGGCCCTCCCCCAAATCAACAACAGGGTGGCCAAGGAAGGCAACAGCAACCCCAAGGTGCATGGGGCGCACAACAACGAGGACCGGCTCCAAATCAACAACAGAGTGACCAAGGACGACAACAACAACCCCAAGGACAGGGACAACGAGGCCCACCTCCAAATCAACAACAGGGTGGCCAAGGACGGCAACAGCAACCCCAAGGTGCATGGGGTGCACAACAACGAGGACCGGCTCCAAATCAACAACAGAGTGACCAAGGACGACAACAACCCCAAGGTGCATGGGGCGCACAACAACGAGGCCCGCCTCCAAATCAACAACAGGGTGGCCAAGGACGGCAACAGCAACCCCAAGGTGCATGGGGGGCACAACAACGAGGACCGGCTCCAAATCAACAGCAAGGTGATCAAGGGCGAG GAATGGATGGACAAAATAGGGGACAAGGACAGTTCCAAAGTGCTTCCGGTCCGCAACAACGTGGGCCGCCGAGACCTCAAACCGATGGTCGAAGCCAACAACAACGTGGATATGGAGGTCAACAGCAGTCATCTATGCAGACATCTTTCCAGAATTTGTCTGTCTCTGGGG GACCAGTTCTTCCTTTCAAACCAAAATCATGTTCTGGCATAGTTCGTGGAAACTTGGGCACGTCTGGCGAAGTAGAGGTCAATTACCTACTATTAGATCTGAAAAATATGCCCAACGAAGCATACCATTATGATGTAACCATTACACCTGACCgccccaaaaaatttctaagaccCGCCTTTGAGCAATGTAAACTAGAGAAGTTTGAAGGCATAGAAGCTGCATTTGATGGCAACAAGAGTTGCTATACAGTCCAGCGCCTAAAAAACAACATTGAACATACGGTGCAGATTCCAGACTCGGGAAATCGCATGAAAGAGTTTAAAGTCGAGATTAAGGAGACGGGCGATTGTGTAGTCGATCTTAATTCATTACGCAC TTATCATAACGAAAGTGTTTCCGATAAACCCATGAGAGCTATACAGGTGGTTGATGTTGTTCTATCTGGAAATAACCATGAGCGTGGTATACGTGTAGGGCGTTCATTTTTCCACAAGCCACACAATCCGTTTGACTTGGAAGGAGGTTATGAAGCATGGACCGGTCTATTTCAAGCTGCTATATTGGGCGAACAGCCCTTCCTAAATGTCGACATTGCGCACAAatcatttccaaagaaaagcacTGTCATTGAATATTTGAGGAACCAGAACATTGCACTTAATCAATCTTTTGATAATTACACTTTTAGAGATGTAGAGCGTTTCCTAAAAGGAATTGATATAGTGTACGAACCCCCAGAGAGTTTCGGAAGCCATGCAAAGAAATATCGGGTTTTGGGGATTGGTGAACCTCCGTCGAAAGTGTCATTTATGACAGAAGATGGAAAAAAACTTACAGTCGCCGAATACTTCCAATCGAAAGGCTTTAGATTCCAATTCCCCAATTTGAATTGTTTGAAAGTTGGCTCAACAGTTCGTTCAATTTCTCTGCCAATAGAACTGTGTTCCATTCCTGAAGGTCAAGCATTAAAC CGTAAAGATGATTCAAAGCAAGTTCAGAAAATGATACGTTTTGCTGCCACGTCTACCAATGTGCGCAAAGACAAAATCATGAATACCCTTCGATATTTCAGCCACAACGAAAGTCCCATTATTCGAGCCTTCGGAATACAAATTGGGTCCAGCTTTATTAAAGTGCCAATGCGCAATTTACCAGCCCCCTATATGGAATATTTAAATGGCAGAACCGTTACAACTTCGCGTGGAGCATGGCGAATGGATAGAATGCAGTTTTTGGAatgctcaaaacctcaaaatggTGCACACAAATGGTGTATAATATACGAGAAAAACCCTCGATCGCGCATGTCATACAACGatttgaataatttcaaaaataat GTTATAAAggaatctcaaaatttgaataTGAATTTGGAAACAAATGCCGAAATCATCGAGTACAATTCTCGCGACCTTAATGGCACTCTGCAAGATTTAGCTAAGAAACAATACGCCCTGGTATTTGTTGTTCTGGGTAATTTCAATACGTATGCGAATGTGAAACAAAACGCCGAGTTGAGGGTTGGAATTTTAACTCAATGTATAAAAGAGCAAACGATAGGAAGGACAGCAAGGGATATGACGGTCTTTTCAAATATACTTCTAAAAGTGAACGGAAAGCTCAACGGCACAAACCATAAGATAAAGCATGAACAAATGATGGCACCTGTGAATAAAGTTATGTATTTAGGCGCCGATGTTACTCATCCTTCTCCAGATCAACGTGAAATTCCTAGTGTAGTAGGAGTTGCAGCATCACATGATCGCTTCGGAGCATGTTACAACATGCAATATCGACTTCAGCGTTCAACAAGGGAAGACATTGAGGACATGGAATCAATTGTGACCACGCATTTGAGAATgtatgcaaaatatcaaaatgctTATCCGGAACAGATTATTTACTACAGAGATGGTGTATCTGATGGCCAATTTCCGATAATAAAGAACGTGGAGTTGAGTGCAATCAAAAGGGCATGCGCAAAGTTG AAATGTAAACCGAAGTTAACTTGTGTGATTGTTGTGAAAAGGCATCACACACGCTTTTTCCCAATGAAGCAACCAAGGGATAACAGGGATTTCAACAACGTAGATCCCGGTACAGTTGTTGACCAACATATTACCCATCCAAATGAAATTCAATTCTTCATGGTCAGTCATCAATCAATACAGGGTACCGCAAAGCCCACACGATACAATGTGATTGTTGACGAATCAAACTTTGATATTAATGTCTTGCAAAAGCTCACATACAATTTATGTCATCTTTTCCCACGTTGCAACAGGGTTGTGTCTTATCCCGCACCTGCTTATTTGGCACATCTTGTCGCATTTCGTGGCCGTGTTTATTTAGAAGG tgccCGGAGCTTTTCAAAGGATTTAAACAGAGAATATGAAAACCGACTTATAAAGCCCCAATTTATGAACACCAATCCaatgtatttcatataa
- the LOC142233457 gene encoding protein PBDC1 — MELMHGASLLSRPADEFGNDGLVEEMWAVKAMDHAEVFFNLITSVPPSCIRLTPYDEQIYQTFRQDFPDLRVDVLSDDVLKSPEAKIAWRTFSEKFNKLEDYSYGTLMRADASEEFSPENSLLVVRIQFLAIEIARNIEGHNDEVYRKFRPAPKSPSINSDEINHEISK, encoded by the exons ATGGAATTAATG CATGGAGCTTCCTTGCTGTCTCGGCCAGCCGATGAGTTCGGTAATGATGGATTGGTGGAAGAAATGTGGGCGGTAAAGGCAATGGATCATGCTGaggttttttttaat TTGATTACAAGTGTCCCCCCTTCCTGCATCCGACTTACACCATACGATGAACAAATCTATCAAACATTTAGACAGGATTTCCCGGACTTAAGAGTGGATGTTCTCTCCGATGATGTTTTAAAATCTCCAGAGGCGAAAATAGCTTGGCGTACGTTTTCTGAAAAGTTTAATAAATTGGAAGATTATTCATATGGGACTCTGATGCGCGCAGATGCCtccgaagaattttccccagagAACTCGCTGCTGGTGGTGCGCATACAATTCTTGGCCATCGAAATCGCCCGTAATATTGAGGGACACAATGATGAGGTTTACCGAAAGTTCCGGCCTGCACCCAAATCCCCATCGATAAACAGCGACGAGATAAATCACGAAATTTCAAAATAG
- the Synd gene encoding protein kinase C and casein kinase substrate in neurons protein Synd isoform X1, translating into MSHHSDDQLLEAGSESFWEPGNYKRTTKRIEDGYKLCNDLQQLIQERADIEKSYAKSLRAWSKKWGELIEKGPEYGTTEAAWKGVLTESERISDVHMKIKENLCSDVSSQIKSWQKDNYHHTLMQIKERKDMEDLFKKAQKTWAKLLAKVEKAKAEYHAACKTEKSATNQERNATADSSLSPDQVKKMHDRVQKTKDQVQKCREKYEQAIAEITKYNSVYIEDMTSVFEKCQAMEKTRLMFFKEVLFNLHAVLDLTKVPSLPQIYEEFYHTINNADNQKDLKWWSNNHGVNMAMNWPAFVEYTEEFRDIAKGSKSKEALPAAPITLINQRPVNEDLHEYSGTSSLKKSTNSSAAKATGKQDSSSTATSPTTTTANAAATNKTTHARNSSVTNGNKSNSTDANPFEEEEEWDEGDNVLVDNGEPGVPVKALYDYDGAESDELTFKQGDIFEKLEDEDEQGWCKGRMNGRVGLYPANYVEVVHS; encoded by the exons atgtcgCACCACAGCGATGATCAACTATTAGAAGCTGGCAGTGAATCATTTTGGGAACCCGGCAATTACAAACGTACAACCAAACGTATAGAGGATGGTTATAA ACTTTGCAATGATTTGCAGCAACTAATACAGGAAAGAGCTGATATAGAAAAGTCGTATGCGAAAAGTCTACGTGCATGGTCCAAAAAATGGGGAGAACTCATAGAAAAAG GACCGGAATATGGGACAACAGAGGCTGCTTGGAAAGGTGTTCTCACAGAGTCAGAACGCATTTCCGatgttcatatgaaaattaaagaaaacctTTGTAGTGATGTTAGTTCCCAAATCAAATCGTGGCAAAAGGATAATTATCATCACACACTGATGCAGATCAAGGAACGCAAAGATATGGAGGACCTTTTTAAAAAGGCCCAAAAGACATGGGCAAAGTTGTTGGCTAAAGTAGAAAAGGCCAAAGCAGAGTATCATGCTGCTtgcaaaacagaaaaaagtgccacaAATCAAGAACGCAATGCTACCGCAGATAGTTCATTGTCACCCGATCAG GTGAAGAAAATGCACGATCGTGTTCAAAAGACTAAAGATCAAGTGCAAAAGTGTCGAGAGAAATATGAACAGGCAATTGCAGAGATAACCAAATATAATTCTGTGTACATAGAAGATATGACTTCAGTTTTTGAAAAGTGCCAAGCCATGGAAAAGACCCGATTGATGTTCTTCAAAGAAGTACTATTCAATCTACATGCAGTTTTGGATCTTACAAAGGTCCCAAG TTTGCCACAAATCTATGAAGAGTTCTATCATACCATTAACAATGCAGATAACCAGAAAGATTTGAAATGGTGGTCGAATAATCATGGGGTAAACATGGCTATGAATTGGCCCGCATTCGTT GAATACACGGAAGAATTTAGAGATATAGCCAAGGGTAGCAAATCGAAAGAGGCTTTACCAGCGGCGCCTATAACCCTTATTAACCAAAGGCCGGTCAATGAAGATTTACAT GAGTACTCGGGTACATCTAGTTTGAAAAAGTCTACCAATTCGTCAGCAGCGAAAGCAACTGGCAAGCAAGATTCTTCCTCTACAGCTACCTCGCCCACAACAACAACGGCAAATGCGGCAGCAACAAATAAAACAACACATGCTCGCAATTCGAGCGTAAC CAATGGCAATAAATCGAATTCAACCGATGCCAATCCCTTCGAAGAGGAGGAAGAATGGGACGAAGGAGATAATGTTCTGGTTGATAACGGGGAGCCTGGAGTTCCCGTAAAAGCCCTTTATGATTATGATGGCGCTGAAAGTGATGAACTAACATTTAAACAAG gcgatatttttgaaaaactggaAGATGAAGATGAACAAGGCTGGTGCAAGGGACGCATGAATGGCCGTGTTGGGCTATATCCCGCTAATTATGTGGAAGTCGTTCACTCATAA